The Streptomyces sp. M92 nucleotide sequence GGCCCGCCCCACGCCGTGACCGCGGGCCCGGCCGGCGACGGCGAGACCGCGGATCTGCCGGACGTGGGTGTTGGAGGCCAGCTCCGTGGGGAGGCCGAGGCGGACGTAGCCGACCACGGCACCGTCGAGTTCGGCGACCAGGTGGGCCTCGGGCCCGCAGGCGTCGCGGAAGAAGGGGTCGTCCGGTCCCGGCGGGGGCGAGACGGCGTGCAGGTGGGACCACGTCTCGAGGTCGATCCGGCGCAGCGGCTGCTCGTCCTCGGGCCTGGCGCGGCGTATGTGCGGGGCTGGCATGACGGTCACTGTACGACGCGGGCGCGCGGCCCCGTCCAGCGTTTTCCGGGGCGGCCCGGCAGGATGGGCGCATGGACGATGGACGCAAGGACGCGGGGCGTTCCCGGGTCGCGGTGGCCGGCGCGTCGGGTCTGATCGGCGGCGCGCTGGCGCGGTCCCTGACCGCGGACGGCCACGAGGTGGTGCGCCTGGTACGGCGCCCGCCCCGAGGCGCGGACGAGGTGCGCTGGGACCCGGAGGGCGGACGCGTGGA carries:
- a CDS encoding GNAT family N-acetyltransferase translates to MPAPHIRRARPEDEQPLRRIDLETWSHLHAVSPPPGPDDPFFRDACGPEAHLVAELDGAVVGYVRLGLPTELASNTHVRQIRGLAVAGRARGHGVGRALVRAAVEEAREKGFRRITLRVLGHNTAARGLYESEGFVVEGVQPEEFHLDGQYVDDVLMGQMLTGA